The Lathyrus oleraceus cultivar Zhongwan6 chromosome 5, CAAS_Psat_ZW6_1.0, whole genome shotgun sequence genome includes the window GGTTGATATAGACTAGTGGGTAGAGAATGAATGGAGATGGAATTTGATTTTCAGTCATAACAGGTTATCTGTTGCTGCTGCTAATGATCTTCAGGAGTTGAAAGCAAGTATGCTTAATATTTCCCCAACTCCTGACTTGGTGGATTCGTTTAATTGGTGGTCGGACGTCGGGAATTTTTCTGTTAGAAATGTTGCGGCAAGACTGACTTCTCTGGTTTATGCAAGTTCTGAGGTCGATGTGAAAATTGATTTGAACTTAAGTTACTTTGGATTTCCTTTCTACCTAGCAAGATTAAGGTCTTTGCATGGATGTTATTTCTTGACGGATTAAAATCACGCAAGGAAGAGAGTTAGGATATTTTGTTGACTTGTTACTATTTAGTCCATCTAATTGGTAAATGACACTCTTTTAGAAGAGGTCACAAAGGAAGTTTAGAAGTGtttatttttgaagaaaaaaaaacttttgtgAGACTGGTTTGAGACTTTTTTTTTAAAGGGATAATAAATTGCaattaaaaaaattgtttgatAATCTGTTACTTCCTTGCAACCCTTTTGTTTCTTCGGATTTGTTTCTTTGTATAAGAGTTTAGTCCCTCTTATACTCATTTATATACAATCTCTgattcataaaaaataaataaatttatttaaatgttttttaataattaaaatgTATCTTTGGTTATTATATAGTATTTATTTTGATGGAATGTTTTCACTCATTATCTAAATTACCATGATTTTAGTATACATTGCAGTAGTTTTATGTTTAATATATAGAAATATATACTGCATTAATAATTACTTCTTTTATTTTAAACATACTGCACGATTAACTTTGTCTATAGTTTATATTATGTATTTTTAAGATAAGAATAAGTTACCAACTTGTATGCCAGCAGGGCACTGTCAGTGTCTTCTTTATGGACTTATTAGATGCATGAAAAATATACAAATAAGATAAGCTCAAAAAATATGGAAAATTTGAAAAAAATACACATCTGAGGTCACAAAAACCATAGTATAGAAAACCACTAAAAGTTGTACCAATAAAATAAACCACTGAAAGTAACATTTCAGTCCATGGTATTTTTCTATTCTTTGTGGGTTGTTTCATTTGCGTATTAACCTTGAAATCTCCATCTATCTATATATAACAACCTCCTTCACTCTTCTTACTCCACCAAATCTACAAAACCAGTAATTAAATTTCTCTGTCAACTAAAAAGCAAAAAAATCAGTTATTAGATTTCAAGAATCATTAACACAGAAGAAGATGAGTTCAACAAGCAGAGCATGGGCGGCAGCAGCCAGTGTTGCAATGGTGGAAGCTTTGAAGGATCAAGGTATATGCAGATGGAATCATACACTAAAGTCACTTCAAAATCATGTTAAAAACAACGTCAGATCATTTTCTCAAGGCAAGAAGCTTTCGTcctcctcttcttcttcttcagctaTGGTTTCTAATTCTAAAAGACAAAAAAAGAAGACAAACCAATCAGAAGAATCTTTGAGGACGGTCATGTACTTGAGTTGCTGGGGTCCCAATTGAATAGATGCTAAATCCGCTGCCAATATCAGAGAAAGTTTGGGAAGACATATCCCTTGATTTATTTTGTTGGGCTCCCTTCCTTTCAAAACTTCACTGTAATTCGCGTAGTGGTGAATCGCTTGTCCAAGGCGGCACACTTTGCCAAAGTCACAGATTTATTTGCAAAAATGGTTTGCAAACTCCACTGAATCCAAGAAGTGTGGTTTCTGATCGCGACCCTATATTCTTGAGTCACTTATGGCAAGAATTCTTCTTTCTCAATGGCACCAAACTCCGGATGACGACGTCATGCCATCCTCAAAGCTACGCCCAAACTGAAACTATGAATAAAGCAATGCAACAATACTTACATTGTTTCGTTCATGAGGAACCAAGAGGCTGGGGAAAATCCCTTCACTGGGTCTTATGGCATTATAACACAACCATACATTCTGCAACAGTTTTCTCTCCATTTGCTTCTCTCTCACAATAGTGGTCATAACATACTTCTTCTCTAGGATCCATTAACATCAAGGAAGGGTTCCAATATGGGTAGCTCTGAATTAGATTAAGGTGTAATTAGTACTATTAAATATATGTTTGGACAGTGGTTTGGTGTTGTATCTTTCTCTTCTAAAAAAAGATTAGCCTCTCCTAGTGTATTGTTAAATTTATCAAGATAGCAGCCTTTCACATCTAACTATTCCTCTGTCCTTAGAACTAAATACCTCTCTTAAATAtgtttattttatattaatttagaACCTACAATAATTTTTGAAAGTTCCTCACATTATTCAATCTAGTACAAGTCTCAATTAACATTGAACACAAGAAATAGGAGAGTTTgaattataataattaattaaaactttTTTAATTCGTTTCAAATGAATTGAATCTTAAATAGTTGATAAAAGAGAGAATAGTACATGGAGTTTATGCTGCTTCATCCCTTAACTTGAAGTATCCCTTAACTTGAAGTTACATTTAGTTCAATCACATTTGATATATTTACTACAGTCCAATTTAGAACAATATCAATAAGATATTTTCTTGTTCAAACTAATTGGTATTTTCAATTTCTTAAATAGAGAACAATTAATCTCAATCGAAACTCTTTAACCTCTCAAAAAAATTTATCTAACACTTGATCATTTAAGAAAATACAATCAATAAATGATAAGATATTTACAATCAATAAGTAGGCTATTTACGACCACAATTTATTGGCCGTGGTAATAAAAAGGAAGGTGGACTACATATACCCACAAATGTAATAAACAATTGTGGTGAAAGGTCAGTCACCCCTATTTTTCATTTTTGTCACATATTTTGTCTGACCATAATGATAGCTTTCATCAcaatatataatattaagtatATTTAACACAGCAAAGAGAAcaactaaaaaataaaaaataagtaaaaaataaaaaatgttggTGTTTGGATTCGAAACCATGACCGAACGCTACTTTTTACCATAGTTGGAGTTCAAACCGTGGTGAAAAGTGCCttaaaaataagtaaaaaaaCCAAAAATGCTGATGCTAGAATTTGAACTAATGACCCGACGTCATTTTTCACCTCTGTTAGAATCTCAACCATGGTTAAAAGTGATGTTTATCTACTTTTCACCACGTTTGTTATTAAGGAAGTGAATAGTCTTTTAATAAAAAATGCAGACCCTAAATATCGCATATTACTTCGATTGATTGAATAGTCGAAGTAATAACATGTTACGAAAGGTGTATTTTGTAATAGTGAAACTTATTTCATTTAATTTAAAGTTGTTTAAAAAATATAGAGCGTGGAATAAATAGTTTGAAAAAAATAGTCATTTAAAAAAATAGTCTTGAAAAACACGATAACATAGAAAAAAGAAGTACTAAAAAATTGATTTTCACTTTCACTTGGTGACCCATCTTCTTGGATATGCATGTTCATTCTCTCTTATTCAATCTTAGAAAAGTCCCATGAATCATTTCAAAAATGTCTCATACTTCCTTGACAAAATTACAATTAAAAATATAAAGATACTTTCCAGTGATTAGAGCACTCATCATCAAGTACTTGGTTTTAAAATCAAATTTGATATTTCTCTTACATTTTTTGTTCCAAAGATTATTTGGTATATTTACTACTTTATTATTAATATAATAAGTAGAAATAAACAAACCATTGATAAAAAAGTTCCACACTTCAATGCCATTAGCATTAATAAAACAATTCATTCTATTTTTCATAAGTCAAACATTTCATCATCAAACGATATAGATGTATTTACAAAAAGTCCCTTGTTAAAAGTATAAGAAGTGTTTGAAGTCATTTTTCTACTTCCTGGGAAGGTTAGTCTTATAATAAAAGTTAGACTTTCATTCGTTTTTTTGGACAAGTGACTTCAAATATAAGAGCAAGGTGAATTGTGTAGGTTGAAAAATGATGTCCAATTATATAAAAAAAACTGTTTTAAAAAATGTTTAAGataattttttaaatcaaatatAGATGAAGCAGCAGAATAAGTAAAAGAAAGAATATTAGATAGATGAAGAGATGGAAATAcaacgaaaaaaaaaataaagaataGAAATACAAAAAGATTAAGAAAAAGAGAAATGCACCAGCGATTTTTAGAGGTTCGGTCTAACCACTTGGCATACTTATGTCTCCAAGAATTTCCTCTTAAGAGTTTTTATAATACGAGATGTGATATTTTCATAAGTTATTCCCACAAACCTTCTTACAATCAAATAGAAGATTTTACACAACTAATTTTCAAAATAAACACGAGATTTTACACCAGACTAATGACATAAACGAATTGAGCTTTTACACCAGACTGGGCTCAAGAACCAAATAGAGAGTTTACCTGGTTAATATCATGAACTAGCAAATAGCTTTTCACAAGTTGAGCTCGAAACCAAACGAATATTTTACTTGTATAATCTCACGAACCAAACAAGAGATTTTAACTGGTAAAGTTGAGAACCAAACAAACAACTTATTCAAAAGATTTTACATAAGAGATAACACCTTATTGACTACATTATAAAGACATAACTACACCAATACACAACAATTCTCACATATTTATTTCACTCTCAAAGCACTAAGGCAACCTTGTGAAGAATTAGAAAAGTATGAAGTAAGAGATAGTACAAGTGAGAAAGAATAACTATATATTCAATTTCTGGCGAGCTTTCAATTAAGATTTTGGTTTTCCTTAGTAACTCAAGAATTGCTCTTAAACTCGTACACTTAAGTCATCACTTAGACATAAGACCAATATAATTTTCACATTTCCTCACTTTTAGACTTTGAAGCTTCAAGATCCCTCGCTTGATTCATCATTGATTTAATACTTCATATGAGACTTGATTCTTCTAGCTGATAAGGCTTTATATAGCTTATTGGATAGGTGACATCATTAGAGTTTATTGAACAGAAGATCATTAAGGACTTCACTGAACACTGTTTGACCTTAGGTGTTAACCTTATTAAATTTAGCTTTACATCTTGATCTCGTAGAATCATCTTGATAGAACATATTGATCTTTGCTTCCTAAGACTTTACATCATTTTGTTTGACATATAGtgttttcatcatcaaaacaattGTGAACATTGACATTTGCAAAGACTTTTGCTTGTAAATCACAAAGATTCACAGGAATCTCTTCATTTGGAGGAGAGGCATAAAATGTCTCAATAGAGATTGGAGGTTAGATATGATTCTCACGTTTAAGGAGGTTGTATCTAATTCTCAGGTTCATCTCACAACTTTACTAGCCACAGATCATGGATGGTTAGAGTTATGAAGTTTGACTAGGTGGTTGAATGCTAATTGTTGTTCCCATAAACAATGTAAATGTTTATTTCGATCAAGAATCATTCACTCGATTATGAATATAGTTATGTTCAAGAATGGGAAAACTCATTCATCTATCACTCTGAGTAGGATATAGGTGATACCTGCATACATTCTAACACCTAAGTTAGTGAGTGTCAGATGTGAGAGGTACTTAGGTTGAGAAATTATTATGTGTACCTTAATTTGACGTTTGTCAACACTTATACAAAAGTTTTTAAGGGCTTGGAGACCTATAACCTCTGGATGTTTAACTAAAGTCCGAGTGGACATATGTCAGATTATAATTTGTTATGCCATATGACAGTCCATCTTCAATCATTTGCTCGAATCAGATGTTCCCATAAGGCTAGTATACGCTTGTAGATACGAGATGTTTCCATGACATCATCGACTTGAGGTCATTGGATATACCAACAAAAATGACTCATGCTTTAGTGGTATTCACACAATTGGATAAAATAACGTACAGGTTTATTGAAGGAGAAGAAGATTTATGTTCTATATTGATTGACTCAACATATAAATTATTTTCATCGAATGTAATTTGAGTATAAAATCTTGAGAGAAACATATTCTTAAATCTCAAGTCTTTAGTAGTATATCAAACCCAAAGGATTAAATTTACTTGGTGTTTTTTTCAATAAGAGGAGTTATTATAAAAGATTATGATATTAACGATTTTGGATAGAACATTATGGCGAAAGTTAATCCCTATAAATGATCTCACTTAGTGGAATAAGACTTAGTTGTCATTGTTGAAGGTGAcaagaaacacaagaaattggggtttgaattgagtttttaaaaacaaaagctttttcaaaaccaactcaatAAGGCAATAACACGAACAAAAAAAATAACAGTTATTTTTATACTAGTTTGTTGTTAATGAAGCTACCTCTAGTCtaccctaccaaggtgatttttccttcccaagaaggacttaatccactataaccaaaaCCTGATTACAGACACCACAAGGACAAATCAtctttgtcttcttgagtctatttgactaaaacctagtcactcaaggaaaccactcaaacaGATTTGAGATTTACAAGTTGTGTTTACAAAGAATGCTTCTAAAAAGCATATTAACACAAGTTAATACAATGAATATTTCTCACACAGTAACGAGAAAAACTCTTGTGTGTTTACAAAGAATATACACGGAAAATATTTGCTTTAGCAAGAGCGTGTGTATTTCAGTAGCGTGAGTGCAGTGAATTAGCATGAGCATTAACAACTTCTTCCAATCTTCAAGTCTCATTTATATATACAAATAAAAGATCCgttggagggtagaattggaatactGGATTGCAGTTTTCTCTCTCATAATGCTTTGCATATAGAAGGCAAAATGTTACAATAGTATCGTCTTTAGCCCACAAAATCAGGGTAATGGCAGAAATGGTGATcttgtactatgtactattttCCAGACGCAAAAtcttttgatcttatcttctaatcttcataggcttctgatgaaatgatgttgaagcatgcttTAGAAGGATCAAGAAACAAGTTAAAGGATATTCAGAACCgtggtcttcagagtcttgacacagttcctcagaacctggtctttagagtcttcagatcttgttctATAGGATCTTCATAACTTGGGCGCAAAATCTAAAAGGCAGAAAAGCCTTCATAGGCTTTTCAATAAGAGTCACATTCAGAAGCTTGAGCATAAACGTTTGAtcagtctccaattctacttgttttctgacactcattcggcaccttttcacgaagtcggtaacacattagtcTACCCGTTTTATCGTTCTGTTTAGTAAATGAGATGTTTTGCATTGTTATTTCAAGTTGTTGATTATATTTGGTTTGCATcattatactccattttatgtctctttgtggtagttttactggtttcaggtgtaagcaaGAATACCGGAGGAATAGACAAGCGAATCGGACGTTCCGGGCCCATCAGAAGAGGAAATTGGGCAACACAGTAGtcctgacacggccacccgtgttgcccaacacggcccgtgtcaggagaagaaaacagggagctgacacgggtgctcgtgtcagctgacacggcccgtgtcagcctccCTGGAGGGGCGTGTCAATACCACTTTATCAGACAGCCAACACAACCTGTCGTGTTGCCTGACATCGTCAATGTTGGCTTGGACACCTCATTTTCCAGTTTTTGTTGTATTTTGGCACGACTGATCCCAGAGGGCATTTTGGACTGTTGCTACATCAAATTAGTGATCAGGAACTATTTAGGGGATTTTTGAATATGGAGAAAGAGACTTTTAACGATTACAGATTAGAGACGATAAAGATTGAAACGGTCAAAAGCGACGGAGAACGAagatccttcaagagcggatgcAATTGAAGATCAACAGAATTCCCATACTTTTGTAATGTCTAGTtatatgagaggctaaaccccccaatgccagggGGTGTCCCTGGATTGGTCATGTAATGACTCTGAAGTTATAATTTCCTTAATATAggatgtttgttgttaatttcaCTGTGCAATTtgcgtaatgctttctttatcagaaaaatcaagattgatgtatggttaacAATTAGTaggattgcaattgttaaggtttttatacagtgaaaccatattagatatcacctaggattagggataccctatggttaccggtTTATTCTTGTTAAATTGTAAATGCTTGGTGTCATCATAATCGCCTATGGACTTAGAGGTTAAATtgaatgaccaaaggtttccctctgaggtcttagggggaaacaatcttaagattcggtaattgaaacaatcttcattattaaggagatatacactcaaggaTCATTATAGGAGATTTTCATACACCATCCTTGGCATATTATTATAAACTGTGAAAAGAGTTATTTTGATTTACTTTCTCTTACAGTGACTTTTTACAAAACCCCAACTATTAGTTTTGTTCAATTGAGTAGCAATTCACACGTATATTACtgcgcaatcctcgagatcgatctttgggaaacatctctattattactacatcggtaaaatagtacacttgctattttcccgatcaagtttttggcgccattgtCGGGGATTGCCAAATATATAGTTTAAATTATCTCAATTGAAATTTTattgctctgcaactaaaatttattttctgttattttaataatttattttgattatatcaactaatttgtgtctaatatttgtatgtgaggtaaggcctcagctgatttccttttgacgcagaaatcgagAGAATCTTGCCGGATAGACTTAGACAAGCTCGATTGGCTAGATCGGAATCAGACAAAGAACAACTTTCCATTCATTCAGGTTCAAATTCATGTTCCAAGAGAGATATATAAACTATGGCTGATGCTCCACCGCCACCAGAAAGACTGTTGGGTGACTacggaggtgcaaatgcaccaACCGGCAGATTAACTATTGTAAACCAACCAGTGAATGTGGCTAATTTCCAGTTGCATCTGAGTACTATTAATCAGCTTGAAAGGAAGCATTTTACTGGAAAAgtaaatgaagatgcaaacaaaCATTTGCAGAGGTTTCTAACCATGAGCAACACTctaaaaattgatggtcacaccgAAGAAGCTAAGAAATTGAGAATGTTCCCATTCACCTTGGCGGAAGAAGCCGAAGAATGATTTTATTCTCTACCTACGGGTAGCATCACATCTTGGGAAGAAATGGAAAAAGCCTTtctgaatgagtattttccagcgtCAGTATTTCTGCGGaagaggtatgaaattctgaattttaagcagaaggatggggaaactttgggagacgcttacaagagattcaagagagtcctggtcgcctgcccaactcataatatggatccaACCGAACAGATGTAGATGTTTGTGAATGGTGTCAAAATAAATACCAAATAGTTGATTGATACCGCTGTCGGTGGCTCCACCAATTTTTCAACAGCCATCGTtatcaagaagatcattgaagttATTGCTGCTAATGAGCACTTGGAGTTGTACGATAGATGCCAAAGCAAACCAGAAGGGGTTATAGATTTAAAGTTGGAAACTAATAAAGTCCATATTGAAGATACTATAACTGCTAAAGTTGAGAAGAAGCTGAAggcgatgaatataggtacccaACAGGTGGCAGAGGTCCAACCGGCTCCTACCGTCTGTTGTGAAATTTGTAATGGTCCGCACCAAACTATATATTGttttgcaactcctcaacaagtGGAGGAAATCAAATTTTTGAAGAAGAATAATCCTTATTCCAAGACGTACAATCTgggttggaagaatcatcccaacttctcatggaaagaccaaaaaggaaCCGCTCCTCAACACGGTCGATACTAAACTCAATATCAATAACAATAGCAACAACAAGCCCTTAAGAAAGTTGATTGGGAAATTGCAATTGAAAGATTGGCAGCTCATAATGTTCAATTTCAAGAAGAAACTCGgaacaatcagaaaaacaccacaaCATCCATAAAGAATCTAGAAGTCCAAATGGGTGAAATCACTCAGCAATTAGCTCCgagttctcaagcacaaggtgcTCTACCTAGTGCAACTGTGACAAATCCTAGAGATCATAATAATGTGAGCGTTGTGACAACAAGAAGTGGTAAATCTGATAAAGTAGTCGAGGAGgtggatgaagaggaagatcaattgatcgaagtggatcttgagatcaaagaaaatgaagttgtgAGGGAAGAATTGGTAGCACCGAAACCGGTTGTGAAAGAAACAGTCATTGAGCCTAAGCCGATTGTTAAGCTTCCCTTTCCCACTAGAAACAAGAAAAAGGGacaacatgagaaaaactttgaaaaattcttagagttgttcaagaagctGGAGATTAACATTCCACTGTTGGaggcacttgaacaaatgcctacttatgccaagttcat containing:
- the LOC127086828 gene encoding uncharacterized protein LOC127086828, which translates into the protein MSSTSRAWAAAASVAMVEALKDQGICRWNHTLKSLQNHVKNNVRSFSQGKKLSSSSSSSSAMVSNSKRQKKKTNQSEESLRTVMYLSCWGPN